Proteins from one Ficedula albicollis isolate OC2 chromosome 21, FicAlb1.5, whole genome shotgun sequence genomic window:
- the VAMP3 gene encoding vesicle-associated membrane protein 3 yields the protein MAAGNRRLQQTQHQVDEVVDIMRVNVDKVLERDQKLSELDDRADALQAGASQFETSAAKLKRKYWWKNCKMWAILIAVVVIIIIIIIVWSLSS from the exons ATGGCTGCGGGCAATCGCCGGCTTCAGCAAACTCAACACCAAGTAGATGAG GTTGTTGACATCATGAGAGTGAATGTGGACAAGGTGTTGGAGCGAGATCAGAAGCTGTCAGAGCTGGATGACCGTGCTGATGCCCTGCAAGCAGGGGCTTCCCAGTTTGAGACCAGCGCGGCCAAGCTGAAAAGGAAGTATTGGTGGAAGAACTGCAAG ATGTGGGCAATATTGATAGCTGTTGTTgtcattatcatcatcatcattattg tctGGAGTCTGTCTTCATGA